From the genome of Nicotiana tabacum cultivar K326 chromosome 2, ASM71507v2, whole genome shotgun sequence:
TAAAAACGTATGCCTTGtataaaaggaagaaaagaaagtaCTGATTTGATACAGTTAGAAATCAAATATTACCTGGATTTCCAGCAGAGGAGGGGGCATCAGACCAGTGATGGCAGCGTCAACACAAGGACCATACTTACTTACATTCCATAACTGGTATGGAAGCCTACCAAAAGTATCTATCGAATTTTCGGAATCTCTTTCATCCCAGAACTGGGAGTGTCTTTCCCGAAACCACCTCTGAAGCATATTCTGCATTTTATTGCCAACATGAATTAGCAGTGTGGCATAGAGATCCTAAACTTCTGAAAAATAGATGTTCTCAtattataattgataaattaaaaaaactAGTGTTTCCTATCACTGCGAGAATATCGGAGTACCTGAAAGTCAGATCCATCAAACCGAGCAATAACACCTGACATAACAACACAGACCTCTTCTGATGATGCATCTTGGGTCAAATCTCTCTTGGTTCCACGGACTCTCAATCTGAGAATCTTCCCAGGGCTTACTATCTGCCACACAAAAGTTCTTGTCAGTTTGCTAATTATCTTATGGCACAGCGAAAGGACACTAGAAATCAAACAACAAATAATGTCGAACAAAAGTACACATTGTCAAGGAAGACAACTCAAATGCATTGCTGAAGAATAAAGATTGAGTCTTTCCTTTCTTTATTCCCTATCAGTTCTTCTTATAGCAGAAAGAGGAAGACATAGCAAGTTCAATCGAATGAAGGATACAGCATGTGCAACAACTTCTTAATCCATTCAGGAAGCACCAACTTGCTTATCTAGTGCTTGTTTAGCTctttctttgacattttgtccCATTACTAAAAGGAACACTATTGTAGAACAAACGTTCTCCGAAAAAACAAATATTACAGCCTGTTCAATGTCCATTTCCTTTCCCCTTCATAAGCCATCAACGCTATCAACGcacacccaaatcaaaatctttttattgttattgttatgttAGACAACCATAATTGTTTCCCCTCAAATAGCTTCTTCACACAACAATCAGTCCCAAATCAAATTCAAAGCATACATTTATattatcactattatttttactaTTTGTTATTGTTATATTGATAAAGAGCACAGTAATAATTATGCTGCTTTGGCAAACTATGAACTTGGAAAAATCGGTACCTGTTTGTGAATGAGATCACCACGGAGAGAGTAAGTCAACAAATAACCACGAGAAGTGCCCAAAGCAAGAACTTTGATATCATCAAAGACTAACCACGCGATCGCCGATATATACTCAGCCTCGATTGGAGAAAGTTCGGGCACGATCTTCACCCGGTTACTTACCGGATCGGATCCTTCGGACCAATGAAGAATGAGAACAATCGAGCGGTTGGCTAACGCGAGAGAGTGAGTGTCGAGAGCGGTGAGGAGATTAGGGTTGTTTACAAGCCAACCTTCTTTGCCGGCGCCGAGCTCCGTCAAATCTTCGCAGGCTATACATCCTAGCTCCGTCGTATGATTTCGTCGGGCCATTACGGGTCAGATGGAGAAGATTAGAATAAGATCATCGGAAATTTGTCAAATCCCGGAATATAATTGTACACTTCATCTTTGTTTATACTTTTCTTGTCTGTAAATTAAGGGAAGGGAATTAAAATATTTCATAGAGGTGAAGGAAATTCGCACTTGGTTCTGATAAAACGGAGTTCTaatgtatttaattttttaatataaattagGACATCACTTTCTTAAACTTTTAAAGTGAACTTTTACATATTGAGAAAATTAGTTAAAGTTACAGTTAAGAATTTAGGAAATTTTATTGACATAAATAATCAACTAAGATATTATTTGATCTTAAATAATACTGGTATTATTACTTGTAGGATAATGAGTATAGAAATGAAATATTAAAAGat
Proteins encoded in this window:
- the LOC107786422 gene encoding uncharacterized protein LOC107786422 isoform X3, coding for MARRNHTTELGCIACEDLTELGAGKEGWLVNNPNLLTALDTHSLALANRSIVLILHWSEGSDPVSNRVKIVPELSPIEAEYISAIAWLVFDDIKVLALGTSRGYLLTYSLRGDLIHKQIVSPGKILRLRVRGTKRDLTQDASSEEVCVVMSGVIARFDGSDFQNMLQRWFRERHSQFWDERDSENSIDTFGRLPYQLWNVSKYGPCVDAAITGLMPPPLLEIQSSQRYYCAITIGDDAVISAYRLSVDRSRSIVGAILSKVVPATFSTITSISKMLWRSDPTPAKRPEPKPQPFARAASPLTCFKDHPRKGEKLTLSPSGTLAAITDSLGRILLLDTQALVVVRLWKGYRDASCLFVEMLASKDVETSRSAYGEHVKSDYCLCLAIHAPRKGIVEKDLKKDS